A stretch of Bos taurus isolate L1 Dominette 01449 registration number 42190680 breed Hereford chromosome 5, ARS-UCD2.0, whole genome shotgun sequence DNA encodes these proteins:
- the NUP50 gene encoding nuclear pore complex protein Nup50 isoform X1, giving the protein MAKRIAEKELTDRNWDQEDEAEEVGTFSVASEEVLKNRAIKKAKRRNVGFESDGGGAFKGFKGLVASSGGGGFSGFGNGAGGKPLEGLSNGNSVTSAPPFSSTRAATETKATFGSTAINGPTSLVDKKISTPKTNGDSQQPSSSGAACHGNAYHKQLAALNCSVRDWIVKHVNTNPLCDLTPIFKDYEKYLASIEQQHGNSGSSNSESEANKISVEAQPPSLFGSTKLQPESPFLFHVNKMEDTSEKKVEAVSEKSKDPSLGATSASFNFGKKIESSVMGSLNSGPLTGFSFSSGNSSLFGKDTTQSKPVSSPFSTKTLESQAESGSNECKGGDEEENDEPPKVVVTEVKEDDAFYSKKCKLFYKKENEFKEKGVGTLHLKPTANQKTQLLVRADTNLGNILLNILIVPSMPCTRMGKNNVLIVCVPNPPVDEKNAATPVTMLIRVKTSEDADELHKILLEKKDA; this is encoded by the exons atggccaaaagaaTCGCCGAGAAGGAGTTGACAGATAGGAATTGGGATCAAGAAGATGAAGCAGAAGAG GTGGGAACATTTTCGGTGGCCAGTGAGGAAGTCTTGAAGAACAGAGCCATAAAGAAAGCAAAGCGTAGAAATGTTGGATTCGAA tctgATGGTGGAGGGGCCTTTAAAGGTTTTAAAGGTTTGGTTGCatcttctggaggaggagggTTTTCTGGATTTGGTAATGGTGCTGGAGGGAAGCCTCTGGAAGGACTGTCAAACGGAAACAGCGTAACGAGtgcccctcccttctccagcacGAGGGCAGCAACTGAGACCAAGGCCACGTTCG GATCTACTGCTATAAATGGCCCTACCTCCTTGGTCGATAAAAAGATTTCAACTCCTAAAACTAACGGTGACAGTCAGCAGCCTTCCTCCTCTGGTGCTGCTTGCCACGGGAACGCCTATCACAAACAGCTGGCAGCTTTAAACTGCTCCGTCCGGGACTGGATCGTGAAGCACGTGAACACAAACCCGCTCTGCGACCTCACACCTATCTTTAAAGACTATGAGAAATACTTAGCAAGCATCGAACAGCAACACGGGAACAGTGGCAGCAGTAATTCTGAAAGTGAAGCCAACAAAATATCAGTTGAAGCACAGCCTCCTTCTCTATTTGGTTCAACAAAATTACAACCAGAGTCACCATTTTTGTTTCATGTCAACAAAATGGAGGATACGTCTGAAAAGAAGGTGGAAGCTGTGTCTGAAAAGAGCAAGGACCCATCACTAGGAGCCACAAGTGCCTCGTTTAACTTTGGCAAGAAAATTGAGAGTTCTGTTATGGGCTCCTTAAATTCGGGCCCCTTGActggattttcattttcttctggaaaCTCCAGTTTATTTGGCAAAGATACTACCCAGAGTAAACCAGTTTCTTCACCATTTTCCACTAAAACATTGGAGAGCCAAGCAGAAAGTGGCAGCAACGAATGCAAAG GTGGAGATGAAGAAGAGAATGACGAGCCACCGAAAGTAGTAGTTACTGAAGTAAAAGAAGACGATGCTTTTTACTCCAAAAA gtGTAAACTAttttacaagaaagaaaatgaatttaaggAGAAGGGTGTGGGCACTCTGCATTTAAAACCTACAGCGAATCAGAAGACGCAGCTGTTAGTGCGGGCAGACACCAATTTAG GCAACATACTGCTCAACATCCTGATTGTGCCCAGCATGCCCTGCACCCGCATGGGGAAGAACAATGTGCTCATCGTCTGCGTCCCCAACCCGCCCGTCGATGAGAAGAACGCCGCCACCCCCGTGACCATGTTGATTCGGGTGAAAACCAGCGAGGACGCGGACGAGCTGCACAAAATTCTGCTGGAGAAGAAGGATGCCTGA
- the NUP50 gene encoding nuclear pore complex protein Nup50 (The RefSeq protein has 1 substitution compared to this genomic sequence) — protein MAKRIAEKELTDRNWDQEDEAEEVGTFSVASEEVLKNRAIKKAKRRNVGFESDGGGAFKGFKGLVASSGGGGFSGFGNGAGGKPLEGLSNGNSVTSAPPFSSTRAATETKATFGSTAINGPTSLVDKKISTPKTNGDSQQPSSSGAACHGNAYHKQLAALNCSVRDWIVKHVNTNPLCDLTPIFKDYEKYLASIEQQHGNSGSSNSESEANKISVEAQPPSLFGSTKLQPESPFLFHVNKMEDTSEKKVEAVSEKSKDPSLGATSASFNFGKKIESSVMGSLNSGPLTGFSFSSGNSSLFGKDTTQSKTVSSPFSTKTLESQAESGSNECKGGDEEENDEPPKVVVTEVKEDDAFYSKKCKLFYKKENEFKEKGVGTLHLKPTANQKTQLLVRADTNLGNILLNILIVPSMPCTRMGKNNVLIVCVPNPPVDEKNAATPVTMLIRVKTSEDADELHKILLEKKDA, from the exons atggccaaaagaaTCGCCGAGAAGGAGTTGACAGATAGGAATTGGGATCAAGAAGATGAAGCAGAAGAG GTGGGAACATTTTCGGTGGCCAGTGAGGAAGTCTTGAAGAACAGAGCCATAAAGAAAGCAAAGCGTAGAAATGTTGGATTCGAA tctgATGGTGGAGGGGCCTTTAAAGGTTTTAAAGGTTTGGTTGCatcttctggaggaggagggTTTTCTGGATTTGGTAATGGTGCTGGAGGGAAGCCTCTGGAAGGACTGTCAAACGGAAACAGCGTAACGAGtgcccctcccttctccagcacGAGGGCAGCAACTGAGACCAAGGCCACGTTCG GATCTACTGCTATAAATGGCCCTACCTCCTTGGTCGATAAAAAGATTTCAACTCCTAAAACTAACGGTGACAGTCAGCAGCCTTCCTCCTCTGGTGCTGCTTGCCACGGGAACGCCTATCACAAACAGCTGGCAGCTTTAAACTGCTCCGTCCGGGACTGGATCGTGAAGCACGTGAACACAAACCCGCTCTGCGACCTCACACCTATCTTTAAAGACTATGAGAAATACTTAGCAAGCATCGAACAGCAACACGGGAACAGTGGCAGCAGTAATTCTGAAAGTGAAGCCAACAAAATATCAGTTGAAGCACAGCCTCCTTCTCTATTTGGTTCAACAAAATTACAACCAGAGTCACCATTTTTGTTTCATGTCAACAAAATGGAGGATACGTCTGAAAAGAAGGTGGAAGCTGTGTCTGAAAAGAGCAAGGACCCATCACTAGGAGCCACAAGTGCCTCGTTTAACTTTGGCAAGAAAATTGAGAGTTCTGTTATGGGCTCCTTAAATTCGGGCCCCTTGActggattttcattttcttctggaaaCTCCAGTTTATTTGGCAAAGATACTACCCAGAGTAAACCAGTTTCTTCACCATTTTCCACTAAAACATTGGAGAGCCAAGCAGAAAGTGGCAGCAACGAATGCAAAG GTGGAGATGAAGAAGAGAATGACGAGCCACCGAAAGTAGTAGTTACTGAAGTAAAAGAAGACGATGCTTTTTACTCCAAAAA gtGTAAACTAttttacaagaaagaaaatgaatttaaggAGAAGGGTGTGGGCACTCTGCATTTAAAACCTACAGCGAATCAGAAGACGCAGCTGTTAGTGCGGGCAGACACCAATTTAG GCAACATACTGCTCAACATCCTGATTGTGCCCAGCATGCCCTGCACCCGCATGGGGAAGAACAATGTGCTCATCGTCTGCGTCCCCAACCCGCCCGTCGATGAGAAGAACGCCGCCACCCCCGTGACCATGTTGATTCGGGTGAAAACCAGCGAGGACGCGGACGAGCTGCACAAAATTCTGCTGGAGAAGAAGGATGCCTGA